In Glandiceps talaboti chromosome 16, keGlaTala1.1, whole genome shotgun sequence, a single window of DNA contains:
- the LOC144447598 gene encoding dnaJ homolog subfamily C member 9-like, protein MPGLLDKCEDVFGCRNLYEVLGVKKEASQNELKRGYHRMSLRVHPDRVSITEKESATAKFQVLGQVYSILSDASNRALYDESGEVDDELDIDQDRDWEAYWRILYHKISVKDIKEFEEKYKGSDEELKDLQEAYMEYEGDMEVIMENVLCCTEEDEPRFRKILKRCIKTKQLPAFDAFTNESKGKRKARKVKAEKEAAEAEELAQELGLGNPGSEDSLMAMIKHKQNSRQQQADDFFASLEAKYAKPTKAKKSKSAGSAKSPKKTSKSTRKK, encoded by the exons ATGCCAGGACTCCTAGATAAATGCGAGGACGTCTTTGGTTGTAGGAATCTATACGAGGTTCTTGGAGTGAAGAAAGAAGCTAGTCAAAATGAAC TGAAGCGTGGCTATCATCGTATGTCATTACGAGTACATCCAGATCGTGTCAGCATCACAGAGAAGGAAAGTGCAACTGCAAAGTTTCAAGTACTAGGCCAAGTTTATTCCATCCTGTCTGATGCTAGTAATAGGGCTTTGTATGACGAGTCAG GTGAAGTGGACGATGAATTGGATATTGACCAGGATCGTGATTGGGAAGCATATTGGAGAATTCTTTACCATAAGATATCAGTAAAGGATATTAAAGAATTTGAAGAGAAGTATAAAG GTTCTGATGAAGAACTGAAAGATTTACAGGAAGCATACATGGAGTATGAAGGTGACATGGAGGTCATTATGGAAAACGTCTTGTGTTGTACGGAGGAAGATGAACCCAGATTTCGTAAAATTCTAAAACGTTGCATAAAGACCAAACAGCTACCTGCATTTGATGCATTTACCAATGAGAGTAAAGGCAAGAGGAAAGCAAGAAAAGTCAAG GCAGAGAAGGAAGCTGCTGAAGCAGAGGAACTTGCTCAGGAACTAGGACTTGGAAATCCTGGAAGTGAAGATTCCTTGATGGCCATgatcaaacacaaacaaaactcAAGGCAACAACAAGCTGATGATTTCTTTGCTAGTCTAGAGGCTAAATATGCCAAACCAACCAAGGCTAAGAAAAGTAAAAGTGCAGGGAGTGCTAAGAGCCCCAAGAAAACTTCAAAGTCAACTAGAAAGAAATGA